A section of the Streptomyces sp. SCL15-4 genome encodes:
- a CDS encoding sensor histidine kinase, translating to MNTDVQRDDFRSRTRQAVLAAVRGLVLALAMPPVTVLCFALTVISLELLPLGLGLFLVPPVLGAVRRYAEARRGLAAEWGGVVILVVYRPVPPGAGPWTRTVTMLGDPQTWRDVRWLLTDMTAGLVTALLPAVLLFFPVQGFLVAAGLWRAYVQGPGDTYWYAFVPVTGQATALLAAVLAAALLVVAHRFTPGLLTAHFRLTRAALGGGRGDLTERVRVLTETRRDAVDTSAAELRRIERDLHDGAQARLVAMGMDLGTVETLIERDPAAAKKLIAQARRNSAEALEELRDLVRGIHPPVLAERGLGDAVRALALRLPLPAEVSVELSGRAEAPVESAAYFAVNEVLTNAVKHSGADRVHVDVHHTDGRLRLMVTDDGRGGAVVRAGSGLAGIERRLGTFDGVLAVSSPAGGPTMVTMEIPCVLS from the coding sequence ATGAACACCGACGTCCAGCGGGACGACTTCCGCAGCCGCACCCGGCAGGCAGTGCTGGCCGCCGTGCGGGGCCTGGTGCTGGCCCTGGCGATGCCGCCGGTGACGGTGCTGTGCTTCGCCCTCACCGTCATATCCCTCGAACTCCTCCCGCTCGGCCTCGGCCTGTTCCTGGTGCCCCCGGTGCTCGGCGCGGTACGCAGGTACGCCGAGGCGCGGCGCGGGCTCGCCGCGGAGTGGGGCGGGGTGGTGATCCTGGTGGTCTACCGGCCCGTTCCGCCGGGAGCGGGCCCGTGGACGCGCACGGTCACCATGCTCGGGGACCCGCAGACCTGGCGGGATGTCCGGTGGCTGCTGACCGACATGACCGCCGGCCTGGTCACCGCGCTGCTCCCGGCCGTGCTGCTGTTCTTCCCGGTGCAGGGATTCCTGGTGGCGGCCGGACTGTGGCGGGCGTACGTACAGGGTCCGGGCGACACCTACTGGTACGCCTTCGTACCGGTCACCGGGCAGGCGACCGCGCTGCTCGCCGCCGTCCTCGCCGCCGCGCTGCTGGTGGTCGCCCACCGTTTCACCCCGGGGCTGCTCACCGCGCACTTCCGGCTCACCCGGGCCGCCCTCGGCGGTGGCCGCGGCGATCTCACCGAGCGGGTGCGGGTGCTGACCGAGACCCGGCGGGACGCGGTGGACACCTCGGCCGCCGAGCTGCGCCGGATCGAACGGGACCTGCACGACGGCGCCCAGGCCCGGCTGGTGGCCATGGGCATGGACCTCGGGACCGTCGAGACGCTGATCGAGCGGGACCCGGCGGCGGCGAAGAAGCTGATCGCGCAGGCCCGCCGGAACTCCGCCGAGGCCCTGGAGGAGCTGCGCGACCTGGTCCGCGGCATCCATCCGCCGGTCCTCGCCGAGCGCGGACTCGGCGACGCGGTACGGGCGTTGGCGCTGCGGCTGCCGCTGCCGGCCGAGGTGAGCGTGGAGCTGTCCGGCCGGGCGGAGGCGCCGGTGGAGTCGGCCGCCTACTTCGCGGTCAACGAGGTCCTCACCAACGCCGTCAAGCACTCCGGCGCCGACCGGGTCCACGTCGATGTGCACCACACCGACGGCCGGCTGCGGCTCATGGTCACCGACGACGGCCGGGGCGGGGCCGTGGTCCGGGCCGGCTCGGGGCTCGCGGGCATCGAGCGCCGGCTCGGTACATTCGACGGAGTCCTGGCCGTCAGCAGCCCCGCGGGCGGTCCCACCATGGTGACCATGGAGATCCCGTGCGTGTTGTCCTAG
- a CDS encoding NAD-dependent epimerase/dehydratase family protein: protein MRLLVLGGTEFVGRAVAEAALGRGWEVTVFHRGRHQPPAGVRSLHGDRTAPDGLAALRAAGPGDGWDAVVDTWSAAPRAVREAARLLRGRAGRYAYVSSRSVYVWPWPPGAAEDAPLVDGAADAGARDYATDKRGGELAAVDAFGAADSLLVRAGLILGPYENVGRLPWWLTRIARGGPVLAPGPRELPLQYIDARDLAGWLLGALERGLGGPYNLVSPPGHTTMGELLRACVSATGADAELRWTEPEAILAAGIEPWTELPVWVPPGGEMHDAVHRADVSRAVATGLVCRPVEETVADTWRWLSGLGGTGPRRSDRGRPGLDPRVEAKVLGLAGGVPGTTP, encoded by the coding sequence ATGAGACTTCTGGTGCTGGGCGGTACGGAGTTCGTGGGACGCGCCGTGGCGGAGGCCGCGCTCGGACGCGGCTGGGAGGTGACCGTCTTCCACCGCGGACGGCACCAACCTCCGGCCGGAGTACGGTCGTTGCACGGTGACCGCACCGCGCCCGACGGTCTCGCCGCGCTCCGTGCCGCCGGGCCGGGCGACGGCTGGGACGCCGTGGTGGACACCTGGTCGGCCGCCCCGCGCGCCGTGCGCGAGGCGGCCCGGCTGCTGCGCGGCCGGGCCGGGCGGTACGCGTACGTCTCCAGCCGGTCGGTGTACGTCTGGCCCTGGCCGCCCGGCGCGGCGGAGGACGCCCCGCTGGTCGACGGCGCCGCCGACGCCGGGGCGCGGGACTACGCGACGGACAAGCGCGGCGGTGAACTGGCCGCCGTCGACGCCTTCGGCGCGGCGGACTCGCTGCTGGTGCGGGCCGGGCTGATCCTCGGCCCGTACGAGAACGTGGGCCGGCTGCCCTGGTGGCTGACCCGGATCGCGCGCGGCGGCCCGGTCCTGGCCCCCGGCCCGCGCGAGCTGCCCCTGCAGTACATCGACGCCCGCGACCTCGCCGGCTGGCTGCTCGGCGCGCTGGAGCGCGGGCTCGGCGGGCCGTACAACCTGGTGAGCCCGCCCGGTCACACCACCATGGGCGAGCTGCTCCGGGCCTGCGTGTCCGCGACCGGCGCGGACGCGGAGCTGCGCTGGACCGAGCCGGAGGCGATCCTGGCCGCCGGGATCGAGCCGTGGACCGAGCTGCCGGTGTGGGTGCCGCCGGGCGGCGAGATGCACGACGCCGTGCACCGCGCGGACGTGTCACGGGCGGTGGCGACCGGGCTGGTGTGCCGGCCGGTGGAGGAGACCGTCGCGGACACCTGGCGCTGGCTGAGCGGGCTCGGCGGCACCGGGCCGCGGCGTTCGGACCGCGGCCGCCCGGGCCTGGACCCCCGGGTGGAGGCGAAGGTGCTGGGCCTGGCCGGGGGTGTACCTGGCACCACCCCCTGA
- a CDS encoding winged helix-turn-helix domain-containing protein has protein sequence MATTRSLSTATLPAPAPNGTRHRLRAVDRDEVVDVADFLPPGATWLPAPQHTLPTLPGQPPMVGYLVLVPADQRPPFLPVAVPGQPEPETARAEADPGTEPLVRIDPVRRTASVDGRELDLTYLEFELLAHLVAHPHRVHTRDQLVTTVWGYGHVGDGRTVDVHIARLRRKLGEGHRQAIQTVRRVGYKYTPPTAR, from the coding sequence ATGGCGACCACCCGTTCCCTCTCCACCGCCACCCTCCCCGCTCCAGCCCCGAACGGCACCCGGCACCGGCTGCGCGCCGTCGACCGGGACGAGGTGGTCGACGTGGCGGACTTCCTGCCGCCGGGCGCCACCTGGCTGCCCGCGCCGCAGCACACCCTGCCCACCCTGCCGGGCCAGCCGCCGATGGTCGGCTACCTGGTGCTGGTCCCCGCCGACCAGCGGCCCCCGTTCCTCCCGGTCGCCGTCCCCGGCCAGCCGGAGCCGGAGACCGCGCGCGCCGAGGCGGACCCCGGCACCGAGCCGCTGGTGCGGATCGACCCCGTGCGACGCACCGCCAGCGTCGACGGCCGCGAACTGGACCTGACCTACCTGGAGTTCGAGCTGCTGGCGCACCTGGTGGCGCATCCGCACCGGGTGCACACCCGCGACCAGCTGGTCACCACGGTGTGGGGCTACGGCCATGTCGGCGACGGCCGCACCGTGGACGTGCACATCGCCCGGCTGCGCCGCAAGCTGGGCGAGGGCCACCGCCAGGCCATCCAGACCGTGCGCCGGGTCGGCTACAAGTACACCCCGCCGACCGCCCGCTGA
- the glnII gene encoding glutamine synthetase has product MTFKAEYIWIDGTAPTAKLRSKTKVITGAPAGLDALPLWGFDGSSTNQAAGHSSDCVLKPVFTCPDPIRGGDDILVLCEVLDTDLTPHPSNTRAALAEVAERFAAQEPIFGIEQEYTFFDGSRPLGFPEGGFPAPQGGYYCGVGADEIFGRDVVEAHLDNCLKAGLGISGINAEVMPGQWEFQVGPLAPLEVSDQLWVARWLLYRTAEDFGVSATLDPKPVKGDWNGAGAHTNFSTKAMREGYDAIITACESLGEGSKPLDHVKNYGAGIDERLTGLHETAPWDEFSYGVSDRGASVRIPWQVEKDGKGYIEDRRPNANVDPYVVTRLLVDTCCAALEKAGQV; this is encoded by the coding sequence GTGACCTTCAAGGCTGAGTACATCTGGATCGACGGCACCGCGCCGACGGCCAAGCTCCGTTCCAAGACGAAGGTCATCACGGGTGCCCCGGCCGGTCTCGACGCGCTGCCGCTGTGGGGCTTCGACGGCTCCTCCACCAACCAGGCCGCCGGCCACTCCTCGGACTGCGTGCTCAAGCCGGTCTTCACCTGCCCGGACCCGATCCGCGGCGGCGACGACATCCTGGTGCTGTGCGAGGTGCTGGACACCGACCTGACCCCGCACCCGTCCAACACCCGGGCCGCGCTGGCCGAGGTGGCCGAGCGCTTCGCCGCGCAGGAGCCCATCTTCGGCATCGAGCAGGAGTACACCTTCTTCGACGGCTCCCGTCCGCTCGGCTTCCCCGAGGGCGGCTTCCCGGCGCCGCAGGGCGGCTACTACTGCGGTGTCGGCGCCGACGAGATCTTCGGCCGGGACGTCGTCGAGGCCCACCTCGACAACTGCCTGAAGGCGGGCCTCGGCATCTCCGGCATCAACGCCGAGGTCATGCCCGGCCAGTGGGAGTTCCAGGTCGGCCCGCTGGCCCCGCTGGAGGTCTCCGACCAGCTGTGGGTGGCCCGCTGGCTGCTGTACCGCACCGCCGAGGACTTCGGTGTCTCCGCGACCCTGGACCCCAAGCCGGTCAAGGGCGACTGGAACGGCGCGGGCGCGCACACCAACTTCTCCACCAAGGCCATGCGCGAGGGCTACGACGCCATCATCACCGCCTGCGAGTCGCTCGGCGAGGGCTCCAAGCCGCTGGACCACGTCAAGAACTACGGCGCCGGCATCGACGAGCGCCTGACCGGCCTGCACGAGACCGCCCCCTGGGACGAGTTCTCCTACGGCGTCTCCGACCGGGGTGCCTCGGTGCGCATCCCGTGGCAGGTCGAGAAGGACGGCAAGGGCTACATCGAGGACCGCCGTCCGAACGCCAACGTCGACCCGTACGTGGTGACCCGCCTGCTGGTGGACACCTGCTGCGCCGCGCTGGAGAAGGCCGGCCAGGTCTGA
- a CDS encoding arsenate reductase family protein — translation MEIWINPACSKCRSALTLLDAEGAEYTVRRYLEDVPSEDEIRAVLDRLGLEPWDITRTQEAAAKELGLKEWPRDAGARDRWIAALAGHPKLIQRPIITADDGTALVARSEEAVREALSHTKR, via the coding sequence ATGGAGATCTGGATCAATCCCGCCTGCTCGAAGTGCCGTAGCGCGCTCACCCTGCTCGACGCCGAGGGGGCGGAGTACACCGTGCGGCGGTATCTGGAGGACGTGCCGAGCGAGGACGAGATCAGGGCCGTACTGGACCGGCTGGGCCTCGAACCGTGGGACATCACGCGCACCCAGGAGGCGGCGGCCAAGGAGCTGGGGCTCAAGGAGTGGCCGCGCGACGCGGGCGCCCGGGACCGCTGGATCGCCGCGCTCGCCGGACACCCCAAGCTCATCCAGCGGCCGATCATCACGGCGGACGACGGAACGGCGCTGGTGGCGCGCAGCGAGGAGGCCGTACGCGAGGCCCTCTCGCACACCAAGCGCTGA
- a CDS encoding alpha/beta hydrolase yields the protein MDQLPTFAYAYDGERLSGAVAGPAGRATAVLLHGAGNGSKERLLPFLADFAGQGCRALAFDFSGHGDSTGALAELSLRRRYEQAVAVLDAHAPAGDPLIVIGFSMSGQTVADLMEHYGRRVAAVGLCAPAVYAPNAWDVPFGHGDGRFSELIRTPDGWRDSRALEVFRSYTGRAVLAVPGNDTVVPRVVTEAVQRALSERARFSRLDLPDADHILGLWFRDHAGDRWELVTRLLAGLDGYPEAPLR from the coding sequence ATGGACCAACTCCCCACTTTCGCTTACGCGTACGACGGTGAACGGCTCAGCGGGGCGGTCGCCGGTCCGGCCGGACGGGCCACGGCGGTCCTGCTGCACGGCGCGGGCAACGGCAGCAAGGAACGGCTGCTGCCGTTCCTCGCCGACTTCGCCGGCCAGGGCTGCCGCGCCCTCGCCTTCGACTTCTCCGGGCACGGCGACAGCACCGGCGCGCTCGCGGAGCTGAGCCTGCGCCGCCGGTACGAGCAGGCGGTGGCGGTGCTCGACGCGCACGCGCCGGCGGGCGACCCGCTGATCGTGATCGGTTTCAGCATGAGCGGGCAGACGGTCGCGGACCTCATGGAGCACTACGGGCGCCGGGTCGCGGCCGTGGGTCTGTGCGCGCCCGCCGTCTACGCGCCAAACGCCTGGGACGTGCCGTTCGGCCACGGCGACGGCCGCTTCTCGGAGCTGATCCGCACGCCGGACGGCTGGCGGGACTCCCGCGCCCTGGAGGTGTTCCGTTCGTACACGGGCCGGGCGGTGCTGGCGGTGCCGGGCAACGACACGGTCGTCCCGCGGGTGGTCACGGAGGCCGTACAGCGGGCGCTGTCGGAGCGCGCGCGGTTCTCCCGCCTCGATCTCCCGGACGCCGATCACATCCTGGGCCTGTGGTTCCGCGACCACGCCGGAGACCGGTGGGAGTTGGTGACACGGCTGCTGGCGGGCCTGGACGGGTACCCGGAAGCGCCCCTTCGCTGA